Proteins found in one Brachyspira murdochii DSM 12563 genomic segment:
- a CDS encoding phage head completion protein yields MKVGKLIHTITFYRTKYIDNGNGTGSNELIELRKVKCSIEDITYKDIQQGKRKDLTRTLKVHTHYFKEFDTKGMMAKINRENDIYEVINMENVSYKNIECIFTIKKLVNNKKADNRE; encoded by the coding sequence ATGAAAGTTGGAAAATTAATTCATACTATAACTTTTTATAGAACAAAGTATATAGATAATGGAAACGGAACAGGAAGTAATGAATTAATAGAATTAAGAAAAGTAAAATGCTCTATTGAAGATATAACATATAAAGATATACAGCAGGGTAAAAGAAAAGATTTAACAAGAACTTTGAAAGTACATACTCATTATTTCAAAGAGTTTGATACCAAAGGAATGATGGCCAAAATAAACCGTGAAAATGATATCTATGAAGTCATTAATATGGAGAATGTTTCATATAAAAATATAGAATGCATATTTACAATAAAGAAATTAGTAAATAATAAAAAAGCTGACAATAGAGAGTAA
- a CDS encoding head-tail connector protein: MSSDTEDINSIDIDVRKVVEEGDDDEEKQAESPPSDTNHSGLSGLVASEDNKVVTLSEFKKFLNLEGIDYDDDILHLTLDSAIGYCNKANEIEYKRADCPPEVRYAILGLAAHYFESKTGEASQSEEVALKGVHRLLAIAREKFTL, translated from the coding sequence ATGAGCAGTGATACTGAAGATATTAATAGTATAGACATTGATGTCAGAAAAGTAGTCGAAGAAGGTGATGATGACGAAGAAAAGCAAGCGGAAAGCCCGCCGAGTGATACTAATCACTCGGGATTGTCGGGGCTTGTAGCGAGCGAAGATAATAAAGTAGTTACTTTGTCAGAGTTCAAAAAGTTTCTAAACTTAGAAGGCATTGACTATGATGATGATATACTGCATCTGACTTTAGACAGTGCAATCGGCTATTGTAATAAAGCTAATGAAATAGAATACAAAAGAGCCGATTGTCCTCCTGAAGTTAGGTATGCTATTCTTGGACTTGCTGCTCATTATTTTGAAAGCAAAACAGGAGAAGCCAGTCAAAGTGAGGAAGTTGCTTTGAAAGGTGTTCATAGATTATTGGCCATTGCAAGGGAAAAGTTTACTCTATAG
- a CDS encoding phage major capsid protein has protein sequence MSPEELRALIEKLKNENALDLQSIDELMQKRQAYSAMSIEERENKKEDISKLDNDIDTLMKNIENRNKEIERNDKLLSLQTKSSMNKRNLADNLDNSSADDNEAELRAKVDRWFRSGNDKEIRETLQAGVAEGGGYTIAPQYLVKQIIKDLDDAVQIRKRANIIPAMNGYASIGIPTLDSDLNDLDWTAEIAEVTEDTNMSFGKREMKANQLTKLVKLSKRLIKQSNIDIQGLVEERIVYKLASTLEHNYLYGNGQDKPLGIFAQTSDNTAAIPTDRDIKVGTASAAITYDGLVDAVSGLKGGYQNGAVWMLNKKAVAALRKLKDKQDRPIWQESLIAGQPSILLGIPVVQNDFIEDKLEATKYFGFLANLKYYWIFDSLSMELQVLHELYSKTNQVGFQVGYWGDGAPIQKSAFVRLLPNDQAYAA, from the coding sequence ATGTCACCAGAAGAATTGAGAGCTTTAATAGAAAAACTAAAAAATGAAAATGCTTTAGATTTACAATCTATTGATGAACTTATGCAAAAAAGACAAGCATATTCTGCTATGAGTATTGAAGAGAGAGAAAATAAAAAAGAAGATATATCAAAACTAGATAATGATATAGATACTTTAATGAAGAATATAGAAAATAGAAATAAGGAAATAGAGAGAAATGATAAACTTCTATCACTTCAAACTAAATCTTCTATGAATAAAAGAAATTTAGCTGATAATTTGGACAATTCATCTGCTGATGATAACGAAGCTGAATTAAGAGCTAAAGTTGACAGATGGTTTAGATCAGGCAATGATAAAGAAATAAGAGAAACACTTCAGGCAGGCGTTGCCGAAGGCGGCGGATATACTATAGCACCTCAGTATCTAGTAAAGCAAATTATAAAAGACTTAGATGATGCAGTACAGATAAGAAAAAGAGCAAATATCATTCCTGCTATGAACGGATATGCAAGCATAGGAATACCTACACTTGACAGTGATTTAAATGATCTTGATTGGACAGCAGAAATCGCAGAAGTTACAGAAGATACAAATATGTCTTTTGGAAAAAGAGAAATGAAGGCTAATCAATTAACTAAGTTAGTTAAACTTAGTAAAAGATTAATAAAGCAAAGCAACATAGATATTCAAGGTTTAGTTGAGGAGAGAATAGTATATAAATTGGCTTCTACATTAGAGCATAATTATTTATATGGAAATGGACAGGATAAACCTCTAGGTATATTTGCTCAAACTTCAGATAATACAGCAGCTATTCCAACTGACAGAGATATAAAAGTAGGAACTGCAAGTGCTGCTATAACTTATGATGGTTTAGTAGATGCAGTAAGCGGATTGAAAGGCGGATATCAAAACGGAGCGGTATGGATGCTTAATAAAAAAGCAGTTGCTGCTTTAAGAAAATTAAAAGATAAGCAGGACCGTCCTATTTGGCAGGAAAGTTTAATAGCGGGACAGCCTAGTATTTTACTTGGTATACCAGTTGTGCAAAATGACTTTATAGAAGATAAGCTGGAAGCTACAAAATATTTTGGGTTCTTAGCAAACTTAAAATATTATTGGATTTTTGACAGCTTGTCTATGGAACTTCAAGTTTTGCATGAGTTATACAGCAAAACAAATCAGGTAGGTTTCCAAGTAGGATATTGGGGAGACGGTGCCCCTATTCAAAAATCAGCATTTGTAAGATTACTTCCAAATGATCAAGCGTATGCAGCTTAA
- a CDS encoding HK97 family phage prohead protease has translation MPASNNEIRSIDINIQKSTDTEGEPLKLRGYAIVYNSLSEPLYGDLFRERINRGAFTKSLLENDQVCLWGHDTRYVLGRKSSGTLILREDEKGLYFEVSMPNTTWARDLKESVDRGDIKQMSFGFKVVRDNWIDDKETLKEYGMPIREVEEITLHEISLVTFPAYPQTNVRHKNEDVYIPPSRCLSAKPPDKSIPIENDDFDYRNKEYEQKIKYLKIKNK, from the coding sequence ATGCCAGCAAGTAATAATGAAATTAGAAGTATAGATATTAATATTCAAAAAAGTACAGACACAGAAGGTGAGCCTCTTAAATTAAGAGGCTATGCTATTGTATATAATTCTTTAAGTGAGCCTCTCTATGGAGATTTATTTAGAGAGCGTATAAACAGAGGAGCTTTCACTAAATCATTATTAGAAAATGATCAAGTATGTTTATGGGGACATGATACAAGATATGTTCTAGGCAGAAAGAGTTCTGGCACATTAATTTTAAGAGAAGATGAAAAAGGGTTATATTTTGAAGTTTCTATGCCAAATACTACTTGGGCAAGAGATTTGAAAGAAAGCGTGGACAGAGGCGATATAAAGCAGATGTCTTTCGGATTCAAAGTAGTGAGAGATAATTGGATTGATGATAAAGAAACATTAAAAGAATACGGAATGCCTATACGTGAAGTAGAAGAAATCACTTTGCATGAAATATCATTAGTAACATTTCCAGCTTATCCTCAAACGAATGTTAGGCATAAAAATGAAGATGTATATATTCCACCGAGTAGGTGCCTATCGGCAAAACCGCCTGATAAATCTATACCTATAGAGAATGATGATTTTGATTATAGAAATAAAGAATATGAACAAAAAATAAAATATCTAAAAATAAAAAATAAATAA
- a CDS encoding phage portal protein → MSVIKNIRNYIKKWLFPDFSYIDSSNFLSIQNDKTLSAVNPNTALTFSTVFACVRVIAETIATLPLFVYKVNGNNKIKAKDHSLYRLLHDAPNEECTSVSFIESLITQILLQGNGFVEVVRDNFNRVTELYLIDSNKIKIYRDSNGNKMFEYSDDGEIITLSPSQVMHIAGLGWNGVIGYSPIAMMRKQITTGLYQDNFALDFFSNGVKKVPIISHPQQLSKEAKQNLKESFRDAWEKGIVVLEEGMKIDPITMNLSDAQFLESRRFSVEEICRVFRVPPHLIGDLSRSTNNNIEHQSIEFVTHTIRPWCVRIEKALNGYLLNNLERKKYNIEFNLDGLLRGDTLTRQQANQIKLNNGVLTRNEWRILENLNEVDDEYGDEYFVSQQIRPIKTVYETSENESNQDFNINNNENKKLEEEYKDASK, encoded by the coding sequence ATGTCTGTAATAAAAAATATAAGGAATTATATAAAAAAATGGCTGTTTCCTGATTTCAGCTATATTGACAGCAGTAATTTTTTATCAATTCAAAATGATAAAACTTTATCAGCAGTCAATCCAAATACTGCTTTAACTTTCTCTACAGTATTTGCATGCGTGAGAGTTATTGCTGAAACAATAGCTACTTTACCGCTTTTTGTATATAAAGTAAATGGAAATAATAAAATAAAAGCTAAAGATCATTCTTTATATAGATTATTGCATGACGCTCCTAATGAAGAATGCACATCAGTATCATTTATAGAAAGTCTAATCACTCAAATACTTCTTCAAGGCAACGGCTTTGTAGAAGTAGTAAGGGATAATTTCAACAGAGTAACAGAACTTTATCTAATAGATTCAAATAAGATTAAAATATATAGAGATTCAAACGGCAATAAAATGTTTGAATATTCAGATGATGGAGAAATAATTACTTTATCTCCGTCTCAAGTTATGCATATAGCAGGACTTGGATGGAACGGAGTGATAGGATACAGTCCAATAGCTATGATGCGTAAGCAAATAACTACTGGACTTTATCAGGATAATTTTGCATTAGATTTCTTTTCTAATGGTGTTAAAAAAGTTCCAATTATTTCGCATCCGCAACAATTAAGCAAAGAAGCCAAACAAAATCTCAAAGAAAGTTTCAGAGATGCTTGGGAAAAAGGTATTGTTGTTCTTGAAGAAGGAATGAAAATAGACCCTATCACAATGAACTTGTCAGATGCACAGTTTTTAGAAAGCAGAAGATTTTCAGTAGAGGAAATATGCCGAGTGTTCCGTGTACCTCCACATTTAATTGGTGATTTAAGCAGGAGTACAAATAATAATATAGAACATCAAAGTATAGAGTTTGTAACGCACACAATAAGACCGTGGTGCGTTCGTATAGAAAAAGCATTGAATGGCTATTTATTAAATAATTTAGAAAGAAAAAAATATAATATAGAGTTTAATTTAGACGGACTTTTGAGAGGCGATACTCTTACAAGGCAGCAGGCTAACCAAATAAAATTAAATAATGGTGTTCTCACTAGAAATGAATGGCGGATACTGGAAAACCTTAACGAAGTAGATGATGAATACGGAGATGAGTATTTCGTTTCTCAGCAAATAAGACCAATAAAAACAGTTTATGAAACTTCAGAAAATGAGAGCAATCAAGACTTTAATATAAATAATAATGAAAATAAAAAATTAGAAGAGGAATATAAAGATGCCAGCAAGTAA
- a CDS encoding P27 family phage terminase small subunit codes for MQNKNDKKRYKIQAPPNYFNKYSIKKWKELAPIFAEKNMLGPADISAFELLCLHYGDAMNLYEAMINEGGSIAGYLSGKNSQTMGEYLAYHKAITAYTKMLTEFGLTPASKKKVPYPETIEEDDPLEKMING; via the coding sequence ATGCAAAATAAAAATGATAAAAAAAGATATAAAATACAAGCTCCTCCTAATTATTTTAATAAATATTCTATAAAAAAATGGAAAGAACTTGCACCTATCTTTGCCGAAAAAAATATGCTCGGACCTGCTGACATATCAGCTTTTGAGCTTTTATGTCTTCATTACGGCGATGCTATGAATCTTTATGAGGCTATGATTAATGAAGGAGGTTCTATAGCTGGTTATTTATCAGGTAAAAACTCTCAGACTATGGGAGAATATTTAGCTTATCATAAAGCTATAACGGCATATACAAAAATGCTTACCGAGTTTGGTTTAACTCCTGCTTCAAAAAAGAAAGTACCATATCCTGAAACTATAGAAGAGGATGATCCGCTTGAAAAAATGATAAATGGTTAA
- a CDS encoding terminase large subunit — MYTYEEYINKVINKELPVCQAAFLSVKRHLDDIEKSKNNDYPFYFDDNEAKRPIMFIQSLVHTKGEWANHNIILEPWEQFIIASIFGWRRKENKLRRYKKAYVQVSRKNGKTTFASGIGNYCFFCDSPAEAGVEIYYIATKKDQAKIAWSESERQIRKAKALNKEAITYKQTSTITKKKDTASKSKPLGQDSNTEDGLNPHLVIVDEYHAHPDNELLNVLESGMGARRQPLVFIITTAGFDKSSVCFSEYEYAKQILKGSLNNDEYFTIIYEPDNINDIWVFMSEYKEKLNKNEDVSKQEELINKIIFQANPNINVSVKDSYLKSRLLEGLDKPIQRTDILTKNLNVWTQASEVWISSDRWIKSYSHQNININELKGRKACIGLDLATTRDIAAYVLCFDSIDNGPYILLPRFFMPKENIRQRSKEDRVPYELWASQGLITLTSGDIIDFDVIESSILNDAKDFEIIEIAYDPWKAIEIVTHLESEGFKMEQVRQSFAVGGLSEGTSLFEKTIDERKLLHGNNAVLNWMISCCEVKTDGRDNYLPVKPDRRRSYKRIDGVVASIMALHRVIKNHFEDTKSIYETEGVFTL, encoded by the coding sequence ATGTATACCTATGAAGAATATATCAATAAAGTTATAAATAAAGAATTGCCAGTGTGTCAAGCTGCTTTTTTATCTGTAAAAAGGCATTTGGACGATATAGAAAAATCAAAAAATAATGATTATCCTTTTTATTTTGATGATAATGAAGCTAAACGTCCTATCATGTTTATACAATCTTTAGTACATACAAAAGGAGAATGGGCAAATCATAATATTATACTAGAGCCTTGGGAACAGTTTATAATAGCAAGTATATTCGGATGGAGAAGAAAGGAAAATAAACTCAGACGTTACAAAAAAGCATACGTTCAAGTGAGCAGGAAAAATGGAAAAACTACTTTTGCATCTGGCATTGGTAATTATTGTTTTTTCTGCGACAGTCCTGCAGAGGCTGGAGTTGAAATATATTATATAGCTACTAAAAAAGATCAAGCGAAAATTGCATGGAGCGAAAGCGAAAGGCAAATAAGAAAAGCAAAAGCTCTTAATAAAGAAGCGATTACATATAAACAAACTTCTACAATTACAAAGAAAAAAGATACTGCATCAAAATCCAAACCGCTTGGACAGGACAGCAACACTGAAGACGGATTAAATCCTCATTTAGTGATAGTAGATGAGTACCATGCACATCCTGATAATGAACTACTAAATGTTCTTGAATCTGGAATGGGAGCTAGAAGGCAGCCGCTTGTATTTATAATTACTACTGCTGGTTTTGATAAATCTTCAGTGTGTTTTTCTGAATATGAATATGCAAAGCAAATATTAAAAGGTTCATTAAATAATGATGAATACTTTACAATAATATATGAGCCTGACAACATCAATGATATTTGGGTATTTATGTCCGAATATAAAGAAAAATTAAATAAAAATGAAGATGTTTCTAAGCAGGAAGAATTAATAAATAAAATTATTTTTCAAGCTAATCCTAATATAAATGTTTCTGTAAAAGACAGTTATCTCAAATCTAGGCTTTTAGAAGGGCTAGATAAACCTATTCAAAGAACTGATATACTTACAAAAAACTTGAATGTTTGGACACAGGCTAGTGAAGTTTGGATATCTTCTGACAGATGGATTAAATCTTATTCACATCAAAATATAAATATAAATGAATTAAAAGGCAGGAAAGCCTGCATCGGTTTGGATTTAGCAACTACAAGAGATATAGCAGCTTATGTTTTATGTTTTGATTCTATTGATAATGGTCCGTATATACTTCTGCCTCGCTTCTTTATGCCTAAAGAAAATATAAGGCAGCGTTCTAAAGAAGACAGAGTGCCTTATGAATTATGGGCTTCGCAAGGTTTAATTACTTTAACAAGCGGTGATATAATAGATTTTGATGTTATAGAATCCTCAATACTAAATGATGCGAAAGATTTTGAAATTATAGAAATAGCTTATGACCCTTGGAAAGCTATTGAAATAGTAACACACTTAGAAAGTGAGGGCTTCAAAATGGAACAGGTTAGGCAATCTTTTGCAGTCGGCGGTTTATCTGAAGGAACTTCTTTATTTGAAAAAACTATAGATGAACGAAAACTCCTTCATGGTAATAATGCAGTTCTTAATTGGATGATAAGCTGCTGTGAAGTAAAAACGGATGGGAGGGATAATTATTTGCCTGTAAAACCTGACAGAAGAAGATCATATAAAAGAATAGATGGTGTTGTAGCCTCCATTATGGCTCTTCATAGAGTGATTAAAAATCATTTTGAAGATACTAAAAGTATTTATGAAACTGAAGGCGTTTTTACATTATAA
- a CDS encoding DUF6290 family protein — protein sequence MDNKKNTHGGARIGAGRKKKDDKDKKPSYRISFRLNEEENKMLEEAAKKEGMSIGQYARKCALEKFKI from the coding sequence ATGGATAATAAAAAAAATACTCATGGTGGTGCTAGAATTGGAGCTGGCAGAAAAAAGAAAGATGATAAGGATAAAAAGCCTAGCTATAGAATATCTTTTAGATTAAATGAAGAAGAAAATAAAATGCTTGAAGAAGCCGCAAAAAAAGAAGGAATGAGCATAGGACAATATGCTAGAAAATGTGCTTTGGAGAAATTTAAAATATAA
- a CDS encoding ATP-binding protein, translating to MYVKKESKLIKVNGRLITNSLVDKSNTFLALCELINNSIQASANNIEINMTSDSEGEMIKDSITSLSIKDDGEGVSLSDFQKKILEIATDIKPKGKGTGRFSVFQFGKTAYFETVSYDKILNNYTKTSCTLNLNELQNGYIDKEVELESYIFNSKKDTYFFIEVRDIFTKDYENYNSRKHKICDALKTENIGLSLFTMYPIEMLDKNIQFFVNGIKIDTKNYQLDRNKFERQYNDYSIEYDVIEHKSKKKKEEKVLCIRTENNNIKNILNYFDIEMDIPYKEKSEVSWHIYVDSEYIDKNVESFENIDLKDMNIDVKNFLNQIETDIKNFFLNNYEEYFNFRDKLIKNDNYPYKNNISSSKSKEIAFIQIAYSIEDKYKLLSSNNKDLMKIIYPLLDGCLDNPNLKKIINSINTLKKEHIKQFEELIDKTELDEVITFSDNVANKMAFLDFLHEINYSDDISKYILERKQLHKVLEKNLWIFGEQYIYSSAIIESDTNLGKNLERLRANIMKNNCEEFDEIKSDDNITKITDLFFYSDFKFNKKHEVLVVELKRPSVKLGNKEIEQVKRYGSEISKSSSISKQNVNFKIILIGSSINEDDAIYISNNEPLYKTGNIEIWVMNWADLIKENRDKLTYMSNEIKVKDNYILNNIEKKYPEINFNNIKLKLNVKK from the coding sequence ATGTATGTAAAAAAAGAAAGTAAATTAATAAAAGTAAATGGAAGATTAATAACAAATTCTTTAGTAGATAAAAGCAATACTTTTTTAGCTTTATGTGAACTTATAAATAATTCTATTCAAGCATCTGCAAATAATATAGAAATAAATATGACATCTGATTCTGAAGGTGAAATGATAAAAGATAGTATAACTTCTTTATCAATAAAAGACGATGGAGAAGGTGTATCTCTTAGTGATTTTCAAAAGAAAATATTAGAAATAGCTACAGACATAAAACCTAAAGGAAAAGGAACAGGAAGATTTTCAGTCTTTCAATTTGGTAAAACTGCTTATTTTGAAACAGTTTCTTATGATAAAATTTTAAATAATTATACAAAGACATCATGTACATTAAATTTAAATGAACTTCAAAATGGATATATAGATAAAGAAGTAGAACTTGAAAGTTATATTTTTAATTCAAAAAAGGATACATATTTTTTTATAGAAGTAAGAGACATATTTACTAAAGATTATGAAAATTATAACAGTAGAAAACATAAAATTTGTGATGCATTAAAAACAGAAAATATAGGTTTATCATTATTTACTATGTATCCTATAGAAATGTTAGATAAAAATATTCAATTTTTTGTAAATGGTATAAAAATTGATACTAAAAACTATCAGTTGGATAGAAACAAATTTGAAAGACAATATAACGATTATTCAATAGAATATGATGTTATAGAACATAAGTCTAAAAAAAAGAAAGAAGAAAAAGTACTTTGTATAAGAACTGAAAATAACAATATAAAAAATATATTAAATTATTTTGATATAGAAATGGATATACCTTATAAAGAAAAATCGGAAGTTAGTTGGCATATATATGTGGATTCTGAATACATAGATAAAAATGTAGAATCATTTGAAAATATAGATTTAAAGGATATGAATATTGATGTAAAAAATTTTTTAAATCAAATAGAAACAGATATCAAAAATTTTTTCTTAAATAATTATGAAGAATATTTTAATTTTAGAGATAAACTAATAAAAAATGATAACTATCCATATAAAAACAATATTAGTTCATCTAAAAGTAAAGAAATAGCATTTATACAAATAGCGTATTCTATAGAAGATAAATATAAATTATTGTCATCTAATAATAAAGATTTGATGAAAATTATTTATCCATTATTAGATGGTTGTTTAGATAATCCAAATTTAAAAAAAATAATTAATAGTATTAATACGCTAAAAAAAGAACACATCAAACAATTTGAAGAATTAATAGATAAAACAGAATTAGATGAAGTTATAACTTTTTCTGATAATGTTGCTAATAAAATGGCATTTTTAGATTTTTTACATGAAATTAATTATAGTGATGATATATCTAAATATATATTAGAACGTAAACAGTTACATAAAGTACTAGAGAAAAATTTATGGATATTTGGAGAACAATATATTTATAGTAGTGCTATAATAGAAAGTGATACTAATTTAGGAAAAAATTTAGAACGATTACGAGCAAATATTATGAAAAATAATTGTGAAGAGTTTGATGAAATAAAATCAGATGATAATATAACAAAAATAACAGATTTATTCTTTTATTCAGACTTTAAATTTAATAAAAAACATGAGGTATTAGTTGTAGAATTAAAGAGACCTAGTGTTAAATTGGGTAATAAAGAAATTGAACAAGTAAAAAGATATGGATCTGAGATATCAAAATCCAGTAGTATAAGTAAACAAAATGTAAATTTTAAAATCATATTAATAGGTTCAAGTATTAATGAAGATGATGCAATATATATAAGCAATAATGAACCATTATATAAAACAGGAAATATTGAAATATGGGTAATGAACTGGGCTGATTTAATAAAAGAAAATAGAGATAAATTAACTTATATGAGTAATGAAATAAAAGTTAAAGATAATTATATATTAAATAATATTGAAAAAAAATATCCTGAAATAAACTTCAATAATATTAAATTGAAGTTAAATGTGAAAAAATAA
- a CDS encoding NERD domain-containing protein — protein MEYEKLITKLAYDYNIFNKDSSIENILELFKDTNEISIKELNLLIFIIINEKSYSNFCKELKNITNIYSDEQLSSLFLSFIAIANSDSIDITMQYRNKLENEKELNMVSMTNSNIKLENNYFSCNDIIDTTVDLLDFNFKLFKYITNNKEIISSTINYMNIDLVRENNKFLILKTIYEYICFENAFLSEVSIYKYKIEYKDKFHILKYINLLKVNEKLISSLMNTHNLKIYYFDNIYIENLKINEMTGEIFFDIEKKSVKNMYIEGRMKLYINSLVIYHYYYDKNYNDMALNFFRVFIALDYILYNVSNYITDTKHNINFYLFKINKKLLSEYCTKITNLDSNICDDIIEYLTYDNKSSFWNKPLIKNGDFYHLLITPIKYGNIIFIVDEYMNNKTTCFKDKKGNLFEKFVVDEITLLLSEKKFFYKIDHGKYKISKKEMEEIDFILETKNTIIVAEIKCIRYPFNSQLIQRYETIINKAVDQIIRKTTFLIKNNKKFQNKKISFQNKKIIKCVITNYSLFSGTERSGVYIIDINMLRKYINVGKEGFIKYDLSTREKHEIAKNLYNTEDEFSNNFEIYFMSSNSFYEDRIKIITKKLKIGNFEISIPTIIENKLFHYE, from the coding sequence ATGGAATATGAAAAACTTATTACAAAATTAGCATATGATTATAACATATTTAATAAAGATTCTAGTATAGAAAATATTTTAGAGCTTTTTAAAGATACAAATGAAATTAGTATTAAAGAATTAAATTTATTAATATTCATTATTATCAATGAAAAAAGTTACTCTAATTTTTGTAAAGAATTAAAAAATATAACTAACATATATTCAGATGAACAATTAAGTAGTCTATTTTTAAGTTTTATAGCAATTGCTAATTCTGATAGCATAGATATCACTATGCAGTATAGAAATAAATTAGAAAATGAAAAAGAATTAAATATGGTATCTATGACAAATAGTAATATAAAATTAGAAAATAATTATTTTTCATGTAATGATATTATTGACACTACTGTAGATCTTTTAGACTTTAATTTTAAATTATTTAAGTATATAACTAACAATAAGGAAATAATATCATCTACTATCAATTATATGAATATTGATCTAGTAAGAGAAAATAATAAATTTTTAATTTTAAAAACTATTTATGAATATATATGTTTTGAAAATGCATTTTTATCTGAAGTTAGTATTTATAAATATAAAATAGAATATAAAGATAAGTTTCATATATTAAAATATATTAATTTATTGAAGGTTAATGAAAAATTAATATCTTCTCTAATGAATACTCATAACTTGAAAATATATTATTTTGATAACATATACATAGAAAATTTAAAAATAAACGAAATGACTGGTGAAATATTTTTTGATATAGAAAAAAAGTCGGTAAAAAATATGTATATAGAAGGTAGAATGAAATTATATATAAATAGTTTAGTAATATACCATTATTACTATGATAAAAATTATAATGATATGGCACTAAATTTTTTCAGAGTGTTTATTGCATTAGATTATATACTATACAATGTATCAAATTATATAACTGATACAAAGCATAATATCAATTTTTATTTATTTAAAATAAATAAAAAATTACTATCTGAATATTGTACAAAAATAACTAATTTAGATAGTAATATTTGTGATGATATAATAGAATATTTAACTTATGATAATAAATCTAGTTTTTGGAATAAACCTTTAATAAAAAATGGTGATTTTTATCATTTATTAATTACACCTATAAAATATGGCAATATTATATTTATTGTAGATGAATATATGAATAATAAAACAACTTGTTTTAAAGATAAAAAAGGAAATCTATTTGAAAAATTTGTCGTAGATGAAATTACACTTCTATTATCTGAAAAAAAATTTTTTTATAAAATAGATCATGGTAAATATAAAATTTCTAAAAAAGAGATGGAGGAAATAGATTTTATATTAGAAACAAAAAATACAATTATAGTAGCTGAAATTAAATGTATTAGATATCCATTTAATTCACAGTTAATACAAAGATATGAAACTATTATTAATAAAGCGGTTGATCAAATAATAAGAAAAACTACATTTTTAATAAAAAATAATAAAAAATTTCAAAATAAAAAAATTTCATTTCAAAATAAAAAAATTATTAAATGTGTTATAACAAATTATAGTTTATTTTCTGGAACAGAAAGATCTGGAGTTTATATTATAGATATAAATATGCTTCGTAAATATATTAATGTTGGTAAAGAAGGATTTATCAAGTATGACTTAAGTACTAGAGAAAAACATGAAATAGCTAAAAACTTATATAATACTGAAGATGAATTTTCTAATAACTTTGAAATATATTTTATGAGCTCAAATTCTTTTTATGAAGATAGAATTAAAATAATAACTAAGAAATTAAAAATAGGAAATTTTGAAATATCTATACCTACAATAATAGAGAATAAATTGTTTCATTACGAATAA